In one window of Tachypleus tridentatus isolate NWPU-2018 chromosome 2, ASM421037v1, whole genome shotgun sequence DNA:
- the LOC143245204 gene encoding bone morphogenetic protein 5-like isoform X3: protein MQMIVYLLLCVCHERSVNLYFVTCLGRAHSRDCNQNFQPKFQHEINGRGSCSSISLQVPLQSKLGDDHMWKGSSRTLLFTLEFPRLKRNSTKSINVDSATLSIYVARRGFHHERKDRFDLRSGQPARATVYIYVLEERDHLLSRERSLVSAQSVVLNSDRWEVFDVTKAVKTWVAAPSQNYRLLIDCDAPDFTFLSVNNSETILSDNEKPGNIFYQKPGRAALDIQVSIRTKRKKRSIRNRKRQRSRYPLDCTTGQKTKLCCRYSMTISFKELKWHWIIEPKQFEAYFCKGKCNHNYKTYASRHARIQNLMRRQKGKRKQIPRLCCAPQKMEPLQVVYLKTRVN, encoded by the exons ATGCAGATgattgtatatttacttttgtgcGTGTGCCACGAGAGGAGCGTGAATTTATATTTTGTCACGTGTTTAGGGCGTGCACATTCCCGTGACTGTAATCAGAATTTCCAACCGAAGTTTCAGCATGAAATTAACGGAAGAGGTTCTTGCTCGAGCATTTCATTACAAG TACCATTACAATCCAAACTGGGTGATGATCATATGTGGAAAGGCAGTTCGCGGACGTTATTGTTTACTTTAGAATTTCCTCGCCTCAAGAGGAACAGCACAAAAAGTATTAACGTGGATTCTGCTACGTTAAGTATCTACGTGGCCCGTAGAGGGTTTCATCATGAAAGAAAGGATCGCTTTGATCTAAGGAGTGGGCAGCCAGCACGTGCAACTGTGTACATCTATGTACTTGAAGAAAGAGACCACTTGCTGAGTCGTGAGCGATCTTTAGTTTCTGCTCAGAGTGTGGTTCTCAACTCCGACAGGTGGGAAGTATTCGATGTAACCAAAGCTGTTAAAACCTGGGTAGCGGCTCCCTCTCAAAACTATAGGCTCCTTATCGATTGCGACGCCCCCGACTTTACGTTTCTTTCTGTAAATAACTCCGAAACGATATTGAGTGATAATGAGAAACCGGGAAACATTTTCTACCAGAAGCCTGGGAGAGCAGCTTTGGATATTCAGGTATCAATACGTACGAAACGAAAGAAACGATCGATACGCAACCGAAAAAGACAACGAAGCAGGTATCCATTGGACTGCACAACTGGACAGAAAACGAAACTCTGCTGTCGTTACTCCATGACGATTTCCTTCAAAGAGTTGAAGTGGCATTGGATCATTGAGCCGAAACAGTTTGAAGCATATTTCTGTAAAGGAAAGTGTAATCACAACTATAAAACCTATGCTAGTAGACACGCAAGAATTCAAAACCTGATGCGGAGACAAAAGGGAAAAAGGAAACAAATACCCCGTCTTTGCTGTGCCCCACAGAAAATGGAACCTCTACAAGTTGTATACTTGAAAACAAGAGTGAATTAG